The following DNA comes from Polyangia bacterium.
GTAAATTCACCACCACCGCCGGCGCCGAGGTCATTGAAGCCAACAAGAACTGGCTCTACTCGCGTTCCTTCCTGTTCTTCAACATCCCGCTGGTCCACACCGGTCTGCGCCTCGGCTACAAGATCAACGACATGGTGTCGGTGCAGGGCAGCGTGGTGAATGGCTGGAATGGTCAGGGCTTCGAGATCGACACGAACAAGGACAAGACCATCGGCTTGTCTGTCTCCCTGACGTTGCCGGGCGGGGTCAGCGTGATTCCGACCGTCTACTTCGGCAAGGAAGGCAGCAGCACCGACACGCGTTTCTTGGGTGATCTGGTCGCCGCGTATTCGGCGGGCGCGCTGGGCTTGAACCTGAACGTCGACTACGTCAACGACAAGGCCGGCAATATTGATAACTTCTTTGGCGTGGCCGCGATGGGGCACTATGCGGTCGCCGATCACCTGTCGCTGACGGTTCGCGGTGAGTACGCGCAGCAGAAGTTTGGGGACACCACGAACAAGCTGGAGGAGTTCACGTTGGGCGCGGGCGTGCCGATGGCCGGCCGCTTCGAGTTCCGTCCCGAGTTCCGCATGGACTTCACCGACCCGGCCCAGTTTGTGGGCGACTCGGGTGCCAAGAAGACGCAGGCCACGTTGACCGGCGCCTTCCTGGCCTGGTTCTAAGCAAGCGCACGCCGTCGGCGTGCGGATGAGAGGGGCTCGCGGCGGGTTGCTGCGAGCCCCGTTTTTTTTCTTTTGATACTGGCGCTTCCGGAAATTGATAACCGGAAAATTGCTTTACCGTCGCGGGGACGTCGTTTACGTTGCCGCCTTCACAACGGATCTGAGGAGGACAGGATGCGCATTCACTTGGCAATGGGAGCGGCAGCGGTCGCTCTGTTTCCCCTGACGGTGATGGCCCAGACGACGCCTCCGCCTCCGGCACCCCCGGCGGATGTGGCTGCGGCGCCTCCGGCGGTGCCGGGCGTGCAGAAGACCTGGAAAGACATGGTGACGTTCGAGGGCCTGGCCGACGCGTACGGATCGTTCCGCCCCGGCGGCTCGCAGAGCGTTCCGCTCGGCTTCCGCGTCTTCGATGCGCCGACGGACACCTTCTCGCTGGCCTTCGCCAAGCTGGCGGTGGGCGTGAAGGCCGACCCGGTGGGGATGCGGCTGGATCTCGGGTTCGGCCCGGTCGCCGACCTCACGGCTTCCACTCCCAACGCCGAAGTTTGGAAGCACATCTTGCAGGCGTACGGCACCTTCGCCGTCGGCGGCACCACGCCGCTGACCATCGACATCGGCAAGTTCGTCACCGCCGCCGGCGCCGAGGTGATCGAAGCGCACGCCAACTGGAACTACTCGCGGTCGTTCCTGTTCGGCTACGCCATTCCGTTCACCCACACCGGCGTGCGCCTGACCGCGCCGCTGTCCAGCGCGCTGACCTTGCAGGTGATGCTGGCCAACGGCTGGGACAACAGCATCGACAACAACGCCGGCAAGACGCTGGGCGTGTCCGCGACCTTCGTGGCGCCCACCGGCACCACCATCATCGGCAACGTGATGGCCGGTCCCGAGCCGCAGATGGGCGCCGGCAACCCGTGGCGTTTCCTGGTCGACGCCGTGGTCTCGCAATCGTTCGGCAAGCTGTCGCTGAACGCCAACTTCGATTACGGCCACCAGGACACGTTCAACTGGTGGGGCCTGGCCGCCTACGCCCGCGCGCCGGTGACGTCGATGATGAACCTCAGCGTACGCGGCGAGATCTTCCAGGACCGCGAAGGCTTCCGCCTGGGTCTCCCGCTTGGTTCGTACACCGTCGAGGAGATCACTGTCACCGCCGGCTTCCCGGTCGGCAACAACGCCGAGCTGCGCGCCGAGGCCCGCTTCGATTTCGCTGGCGACACCATCTATGCCTACGAGCCGATGGGCACGGACGCCAAGAAGTTCCAGTCCTCGCTGACCGGCGCCGCGCTGGTCTGGTTCTAGGCGCTGGGGGCGTTCGTTTTCACTCGCTGCTGGTGCAAGGCATCATGCCGCCGACGTGGGCCAGCACCACGCTAGGCGCTGGGGGCGTTCGTTTTCACTCGCTGCTGGGGGTTGGTCTCCCGGCGTCGCCACAGATCTGCGTGCGTCTGGCAGCTGTTGCTGGCGGGGCAACAACACTGTAGGCCCCTGGACAACGGGAGCTCATTGGCTGAATAAAAATACCCTTATATTTCAGATAATTAAGCAAATTATCCAG
Coding sequences within:
- a CDS encoding outer membrane beta-barrel protein, whose protein sequence is MALLSPLAALGQTPPPADAPPAAPPPAAAPPAAPVPAPAPAPAAVAAPAPAPAPAPAAPPAKTWKDLVTFDGLVDAYYLYNLNGVNSLSQPGVRQFDTNSNTFTLNLAKLGIGVSADNVGLRIDMGYGSMGNIINGTTPVLTPPPAGSTMPGSAIVPNAFLIEQAYATVIPVDNFTIDFGKFTTTAGAEVIEANKNWLYSRSFLFFNIPLVHTGLRLGYKINDMVSVQGSVVNGWNGQGFEIDTNKDKTIGLSVSLTLPGGVSVIPTVYFGKEGSSTDTRFLGDLVAAYSAGALGLNLNVDYVNDKAGNIDNFFGVAAMGHYAVADHLSLTVRGEYAQQKFGDTTNKLEEFTLGAGVPMAGRFEFRPEFRMDFTDPAQFVGDSGAKKTQATLTGAFLAWF
- a CDS encoding outer membrane beta-barrel protein encodes the protein MRIHLAMGAAAVALFPLTVMAQTTPPPPAPPADVAAAPPAVPGVQKTWKDMVTFEGLADAYGSFRPGGSQSVPLGFRVFDAPTDTFSLAFAKLAVGVKADPVGMRLDLGFGPVADLTASTPNAEVWKHILQAYGTFAVGGTTPLTIDIGKFVTAAGAEVIEAHANWNYSRSFLFGYAIPFTHTGVRLTAPLSSALTLQVMLANGWDNSIDNNAGKTLGVSATFVAPTGTTIIGNVMAGPEPQMGAGNPWRFLVDAVVSQSFGKLSLNANFDYGHQDTFNWWGLAAYARAPVTSMMNLSVRGEIFQDREGFRLGLPLGSYTVEEITVTAGFPVGNNAELRAEARFDFAGDTIYAYEPMGTDAKKFQSSLTGAALVWF